The following coding sequences are from one Macaca mulatta isolate MMU2019108-1 chromosome 7, T2T-MMU8v2.0, whole genome shotgun sequence window:
- the ARHGEF40 gene encoding rho guanine nucleotide exchange factor 40 isoform X2 — MEPEPVEDCVQSTLAALYPPFEATAPTLLGQVFQVVERTYREDALRYTLDFLVPAKHLLAKVQQEACAQYSGFLFFHEGWPLCLHEQVVVQLAALPWQLLRPGDFYLQVVPSAAQAPRLALKCLAPGGGRVQEIPVPNEACAYLFTPEWLQGINKDRPTGRLSTCLLSAPSGIQRLPWAELICPRFVHKEGLMVGHQPSTLPPELPSGPPGLPSPPLPEEALGTRSPGDGHNAPVEGPEGEYVELLEVTLPVRGSPADAEGSPGPSRVRTVPTRKGAGGKGRHRRHRAWVHQKGLGPRDQDGARPPGEGSSTGASPESPPGAEAVPEAVVLEVSEPPAEAVGEASESCPLRPGELRGGGGGQGAEGPPGTPRRTGKGNRRKKRAAGRGALSRGGDSAPLSPGDKEEASHQEALGNLPSPSDHKLPECSLVKEEYEDSGKPDSEPKEFKTAGEKEPQPSEACGPTEEDAREREQEGPGLVCMAGHAGPEGLLSDTPTPLLETVQEGKADSIPEEALPVSISDDPDVAWDLMASGFFVLTGGVDQSGRALLTITPPCPPEEPPPSRDMLNTTLHYLHSLLRPDLQTLGLSVLLDLRQAPSLPPALITVLSQLQDSGDPPLVQRLLILTHDDLPSELCGFQGAEVLSENDLKRVTTPEELQWELGGHRDPSPSHWVEIHQEVVRLCRLCQGVLGSVRQAIEELEGAAEPEEEEAVGMPKPLQKVLADPRLTALQRDGGAILMRLRSTHSSKLEGQGPATLYQEVDEAIHQLVRLSNLHVQHQEQRQCLRRLQQVLQWLSGPGEEQLASFAVPGDTLSALQETELRFRAFSAEVQERLAQAREALALEENATSQKVLDIFEQRLEQVESGLHRALRLQRFFQQAHEWVDEGFARLAGAGPGREAVLAALALRRAPEPSAGTFQEMRALALDLGNPAALREWGRCRARCQELERRIQQHLGEEASPRGYRRRRADSASSGGAQWGPHSPSPSLSSLLLPSSPGPRAAPSHCSLAPCGEDYEEEGPELAPEAEGRPPRAVLIRGLEVTSTEVVDRTCSPREHVLLGRAGGPDGPWGVGTPRMERKRSISAQQRLVSELIACEQDYVATLSEPVPPPGPELTPELRGTWAAALSARERLRSFHRTHFLRELQGCATHPLRIGACFLRHGDQFSLYAQYVKHRHKLENGLAVLSPSSKGSMEAGPYLPRALQQPLEQLARYGRLLEELLREAGPELSSERQALGAAVQLLREQEARGRDLLAVEAVRGCEIDLKEQGQLLHRDPFTVICGRKKCLRHVFLFEHLLLFSKLKGPEGGSEMFVYKQAFKTADMGLTENIGDSGLCFELWFRRRRAREAYTLQATSPEIKLKWTSSIAQLLWRQAAHNKELRVQQMVSMGIGNKPFLDIKALGERTLSALLTGRAARTRASVAVSSFEHAGPSLPGLSPGACSLPARVEEEAWDLDVKQISLAPETLDSSGDVSPGPRNSPSLQPPNPGSSTPTLASRGILGLSRQSHARALSDPTTPL; from the exons ATG GAGCCTGAGCCAGTGGAGGACTGTGTGCAGAGCACTCTCGCCGCCCTGTATCCACCCTTTGAGGCAACAGCCCCTACCCTGTTGGGCCAGGTGTTCCAGGTGGTGGAGAGGACTTATCGGGAGGACGCACTGAGGTACACGCTGGACTTCCTGGTACCAGCCAAGCACCTGCTTGCCAAGGTCCAGCAGGAAGCCTGT GCCCAGTACAGTGGATTCCTCTTCTTCCATGAGGGGTGGCCGCTCTGCCTGCATGAACAGGTGGTGGTGCAGCTAGCAGCCCTACCCTGGCAACTGCTGCGCCCAGGAGACTTCTATCTGCAAGTGGTGCCCTCAGCTGCCCAGGCACCACGACTAGCACTCAAGTGTCTGGCCCCTGGGGGTGGGCGGGTGCAGGAGATTCCTGTGCCCAATGAGGCCTGTGCCTACCTATTCACACCTGAGTGGCTACAAGGCATCAACAAGGACCGGCCAACAGGTCGCCTCAGTACCTGCCTACTGTCTGCACCCTCAGGGATTCAGCGGCTGCCCTGGGCTGAGCTCATCTGCCCACGATTTGTGCACAAAGAGGGCCTCATGGTCGGACATCAGCCAAGTACGCTGCCCCCAGAACTGCCCTCTGGACCTCCAGGGCTTCCCAGCCCTCCACTTCCTGAGGAGGCGCTGGGTACCCGGAGTCCTGGGGATGGGCACAATGCCCCTGTGGAAGGACCTGAGGGCGAGTACGTGGAGCTGTTGGAGGTGACGCTGCCTGTGAGGGGGAGCCCAGCAGATGCTGAAGGCTCCCCGGGCCCCTCCAGAGTACGGACAGTACCCACTCGCAAGGGTGCTGGAGGGAAGGGCCGCCACCGGAGACACCGGGCGTGGGTGCACCAGAAGGGCCTGGGACCTCGGGACCAGGATGGAGCACGCCCACCCGGCGAGGGGAGCAGCACTGGAGCCTCCCCTGAGTCTCCCCCAGGAGCTGAGGCTGTCCCAGAGGCAGTAGTCTTAGAGGTGTCTGAGCCCCCAGCAGAGGCCGTGGGAGAAGCCTCTGAATCTTGCCCCCTGAGGCCAGGGGAGcttagaggaggaggaggaggccagggAGCTGAAGGACCACCTGGTACCCCTCGGAGAACAGgcaaaggaaacagaagaaagaagcGAGCTGCAGGCAGAGGGGCTCTTAGCCGAGGAGGGGACAGTGCCCCACTGAGCCCTGGGGATAAGGAAGAGGCCAGCCACCAAGAAGCCCTTGGCAATCTGCCCTCACCAAGTGATCACAAGCTTCCAGAATGCAGCCTGGTTAAGGAGGAATATGAAGACTCAGGGAAGCCAGACTCTGAGCCCAAAGAGTTCAAAACAGCAGGCGAGAAAGAGCCTCAGCCCTCTGAAGCCTGTGGGCCTACAGAAGAGGatgccagagagagagagcaggagggGCCAGGCCTGGTGTGTATGGCAG GACACGCAGGCCCAGAAGGCCTCCTGTCTGACACTCCGACACCTCTGCTGGAGACTGTGCAGGAAGGAAAAGCGGACAGCATTCCAGAAGAGGCCCTTCCAGTCTCCATCTCTGATGACCCTGATGTGGCTTGGGACTTGATGGCATCTGGATTCTTCGTCCTGACAG GAGGGGTGGACCAGAGTGGGCGAGCTCTGCTGACCATTACCCCACCGTGCCCTCCTGAGGAGCCCCCACCCTCCCGAGACATGCTGAACACAACTCTTCATTACCTCCACTCACTGCTCAG GCCTGATCTACAGACACTGGGGCTCTCCGTCCTGCTAGACCTTCGCCAGGCACCTTCACTGCCTCCAGCACTCATTACTGTCTTGAGCCAACTTCAG GACTCAGGAGATCCTCCCCTCGTTCAGCGGCTGCTGATTCTCACTCACGATGACCTTCCAAGTGAACTCTGTGGATTTCAG GGTGCTGAGGTGCTGTCAGAGAATGATCTGAAAAGAGTGACCACGCCAGAGGAGCTGCAGTGGGAGTTAGGAGGTCACAGGGACCCCTCTCCCAGTCACTGGGTAGAGATACACCAG GAAGTGGTAAGGCTATGCCGCCTGTGCCAAGGTGTGCTGGGCTCGGTACGGCAGGCCATTGAGGAGCTGGAGGGAGCAGCAGAGCCAGAGGAAGAG GAGGCAGTGGGAATGCCCAAGCCCCTGCAGAAGGTGCTGGCAGATCCCCGGCTGACGGCACTGCAGAGGGATGGGGGGGCCATCCTGATGAGGCTGCGCTCCACTCACAGCAGCAA ACTGGAGGGCCAAGGCCCAGCTACACTGTATCAGGAAGTGGACGAGGCCATTCACCAGCTCGTGCGCCTCTCCAACCTGCACGTGCAGCATCAAGAGCAGCGGCAGTGCCTGCGGCGACTCCAGCAG GTGTTGCAGTGGCTCTCGGGCCCAGGGGAGGAGCAGCTGGCAAGCTTTGCTGTGCCCGGGGACACCTTGTCTGCCCTGCAGGAGACAGAGCTGCGATTCCGGGCTTTCAGCGCTGAGGTCCAG GAGCGCCTGGCCCAGGCACGGGAGGCCCTGGCTCTGGAGGAGAATGCCACCTCCCAGAAGGTGCTGGATATCTTTGAACAGCGGCTGGAACAGGTTGAGAGTGGCCTCCATCGGGCCCTGCGGCTACAGCGCTTCTTCCAGCAG GCACATGAATGGGTGGATGAGGGCTTTGCTCGACTGGCAGGAGCTGGGCCGGGTCGGGAGGCTGTGCTGGCTGCACTGGCCCTGCGGCGGGCCCCAGAGCCCAGTGCCGGCACCTTCCAGGAGATGCGGGCCCTGGCCCTGGACCTGGGCAACCCAGCAGCCCTGCGAGAATGGGGCCGCTGCCGGGCCCGCTGCCAAGAGCTGGAGAGGAGGATTCAGCAACACCTGGGAGAGGAGGCGAGCCCACGGGGCTACCGACGACGGCGGGCAGACAGTGCCAGCAGTGGAGGGGCCCAGTGGGGCCCCCACAGCCCCTCACCCAGCCTCAGCTCCTTGCTGCTCCCCAGCAGCCCTGGGCCACGGGCAGCCCCATCCCATTGCTCCTTGGCCCCATGTGGAGAGGACTATGAGGAGGAAGGCCCTGAGCTGGCTCCAGAAGCAGAGGGCAGGCCCCCACGGGCTGTGCTGATTCGAGGCCTGGAGGTCACCAGCACTGAGGTGGTAGACAGGACGTGCTCACCGCGGGAACACGTGCTGCTGGGCCGGGCTGGGGGGCCAGACGGACCCTGGGGAGTAGGCACCCCCCGGATGGAGCGCAAGCGGAGCATCAG TGCCCAGCAGCGTCTGGTGTCTGAGCTGATTGCCTGTGAACAAGATTACGTGGCCACCTTGAGTGAACCAGTGCCACCCCCTGGGCCTGAGCTGACTCCTGAACTTCGGGGCACTTGGGCTGCTGCCCTGAGTGCCCGGGAAAGGCTTCGCAGCTTCCACCGGACACACTTTCTGCGGGAGCTTCAGGGCTGTGCCACCCACCCCCTACGCATTGGGGCCTGCTTCCTTCGCCAT GGGGACCAGTTCAGCCTTTATGCACAGTACGTGAAGCACCGACACAAACTGGAGAATGGTCTGGCTGTGCTCAGTCCCTCAAGCAAG GGCTCCATGGAGGCTGGACCTTACCTGCCCCGAGCCCTGCAACAGCCTCTGGAACAGCTGGCTCGGTATGGGCGGCTCCTGGAGGAGCTCCTGAGGGAAGCTGGGCCTGAGCTGAGTTCTGAGCGCCAGGCCCTTGGGGCTGCTGTACAGCTGCTTCGGGAACAAGAGGCCCGTGGCAGAGACCTGCTGGCTGTGGAGGCGGTGCGTGGCTGTGAG ATAGATCTGAAGGAGCAGGGACAGCTCTTGCATCGAGACCCCTTCACTGTCATCTGTGGCCGAAAGAAGTGCCTTCGCCATGTCTTTCTCTTTGAGCATCTCCTCCTATTCAGCAAGCTCAAGGGCCCTGAAGGAGGGTCAGAGATGTTTGTTTACAAGCAGGCCTTTAAG ACTGCTGACATGGGGCTGACAGAAAACATCGGGGACAGCGGACTCTGCTTCGAGTTGTGGTTTCGGCGGCGGCGTGCACGAGAGGCATATACTCTGCAGGCAACCTCACCAGAGATCAAACTCAAGTGGACAAGTTCTATTGCCCAGCTGCTGTGGAGACAGGCAGCCCACAACAAGG AGCTCCGAGTGCAGCAGATGGTGTCCATGGGCATTGGGAATAAACCCTTCCTGGACATCAAAGCCCTTGGGGAGCGGACGCTGAGTGCCCTGCTCACTGGAAGAG CCGCCCGCACCCGGGCCTCCGTGGCCGTGTCATCCTTTGAGCATGCCGGCCCCTCCCTTCCCGGCCTTTCGCCGGGAGCCTGCTCCCTGCCTGCCCGCGTCGAGGAGGAGGCCTGGGATCTGGACGTCAAGCAAATTTCCCTGG CCCCAGAAACACTTGACTCTTCTGGAGATGTGTCCCCAGGACCAAGAAACAGCCCCAGCCTGCAACCCCCCAACCCTGGGAGCAGCACTCCCACCCTGGCCAGTCGAGGGATCTTAGGGCTATCCCGGCAG AGCCATGCTCGAGCCCTGAGTGACCCCACCACGCCTCTGTGA
- the ARHGEF40 gene encoding rho guanine nucleotide exchange factor 40 isoform X4: MVGHQPSTLPPELPSGPPGLPSPPLPEEALGTRSPGDGHNAPVEGPEGEYVELLEVTLPVRGSPADAEGSPGPSRVRTVPTRKGAGGKGRHRRHRAWVHQKGLGPRDQDGARPPGEGSSTGASPESPPGAEAVPEAVVLEVSEPPAEAVGEASESCPLRPGELRGGGGGQGAEGPPGTPRRTGKGNRRKKRAAGRGALSRGGDSAPLSPGDKEEASHQEALGNLPSPSDHKLPECSLVKEEYEDSGKPDSEPKEFKTAGEKEPQPSEACGPTEEDAREREQEGPGLVCMAGHAGPEGLLSDTPTPLLETVQEGKADSIPEEALPVSISDDPDVAWDLMASGFFVLTGGVDQSGRALLTITPPCPPEEPPPSRDMLNTTLHYLHSLLRPDLQTLGLSVLLDLRQAPSLPPALITVLSQLQDSGDPPLVQRLLILTHDDLPSELCGFQGAEVLSENDLKRVTTPEELQWELGGHRDPSPSHWVEIHQEVVRLCRLCQGVLGSVRQAIEELEGAAEPEEEEAVGMPKPLQKVLADPRLTALQRDGGAILMRLRSTHSSKLEGQGPATLYQEVDEAIHQLVRLSNLHVQHQEQRQCLRRLQQVLQWLSGPGEEQLASFAVPGDTLSALQETELRFRAFSAEVQERLAQAREALALEENATSQKVLDIFEQRLEQVESGLHRALRLQRFFQQAHEWVDEGFARLAGAGPGREAVLAALALRRAPEPSAGTFQEMRALALDLGNPAALREWGRCRARCQELERRIQQHLGEEASPRGYRRRRADSASSGGAQWGPHSPSPSLSSLLLPSSPGPRAAPSHCSLAPCGEDYEEEGPELAPEAEGRPPRAVLIRGLEVTSTEVVDRTCSPREHVLLGRAGGPDGPWGVGTPRMERKRSISAQQRLVSELIACEQDYVATLSEPVPPPGPELTPELRGTWAAALSARERLRSFHRTHFLRELQGCATHPLRIGACFLRHGDQFSLYAQYVKHRHKLENGLAVLSPSSKGSMEAGPYLPRALQQPLEQLARYGRLLEELLREAGPELSSERQALGAAVQLLREQEARGRDLLAVEAVRGCEIDLKEQGQLLHRDPFTVICGRKKCLRHVFLFEHLLLFSKLKGPEGGSEMFVYKQAFKTADMGLTENIGDSGLCFELWFRRRRAREAYTLQATSPEIKLKWTSSIAQLLWRQAAHNKELRVQQMVSMGIGNKPFLDIKALGERTLSALLTGRAARTRASVAVSSFEHAGPSLPGLSPGACSLPARVEEEAWDLDVKQISLASPSAPETLDSSGDVSPGPRNSPSLQPPNPGSSTPTLASRGILGLSRQSHARALSDPTTPL; the protein is encoded by the exons ATGGTCGGACATCAGCCAAGTACGCTGCCCCCAGAACTGCCCTCTGGACCTCCAGGGCTTCCCAGCCCTCCACTTCCTGAGGAGGCGCTGGGTACCCGGAGTCCTGGGGATGGGCACAATGCCCCTGTGGAAGGACCTGAGGGCGAGTACGTGGAGCTGTTGGAGGTGACGCTGCCTGTGAGGGGGAGCCCAGCAGATGCTGAAGGCTCCCCGGGCCCCTCCAGAGTACGGACAGTACCCACTCGCAAGGGTGCTGGAGGGAAGGGCCGCCACCGGAGACACCGGGCGTGGGTGCACCAGAAGGGCCTGGGACCTCGGGACCAGGATGGAGCACGCCCACCCGGCGAGGGGAGCAGCACTGGAGCCTCCCCTGAGTCTCCCCCAGGAGCTGAGGCTGTCCCAGAGGCAGTAGTCTTAGAGGTGTCTGAGCCCCCAGCAGAGGCCGTGGGAGAAGCCTCTGAATCTTGCCCCCTGAGGCCAGGGGAGcttagaggaggaggaggaggccagggAGCTGAAGGACCACCTGGTACCCCTCGGAGAACAGgcaaaggaaacagaagaaagaagcGAGCTGCAGGCAGAGGGGCTCTTAGCCGAGGAGGGGACAGTGCCCCACTGAGCCCTGGGGATAAGGAAGAGGCCAGCCACCAAGAAGCCCTTGGCAATCTGCCCTCACCAAGTGATCACAAGCTTCCAGAATGCAGCCTGGTTAAGGAGGAATATGAAGACTCAGGGAAGCCAGACTCTGAGCCCAAAGAGTTCAAAACAGCAGGCGAGAAAGAGCCTCAGCCCTCTGAAGCCTGTGGGCCTACAGAAGAGGatgccagagagagagagcaggagggGCCAGGCCTGGTGTGTATGGCAG GACACGCAGGCCCAGAAGGCCTCCTGTCTGACACTCCGACACCTCTGCTGGAGACTGTGCAGGAAGGAAAAGCGGACAGCATTCCAGAAGAGGCCCTTCCAGTCTCCATCTCTGATGACCCTGATGTGGCTTGGGACTTGATGGCATCTGGATTCTTCGTCCTGACAG GAGGGGTGGACCAGAGTGGGCGAGCTCTGCTGACCATTACCCCACCGTGCCCTCCTGAGGAGCCCCCACCCTCCCGAGACATGCTGAACACAACTCTTCATTACCTCCACTCACTGCTCAG GCCTGATCTACAGACACTGGGGCTCTCCGTCCTGCTAGACCTTCGCCAGGCACCTTCACTGCCTCCAGCACTCATTACTGTCTTGAGCCAACTTCAG GACTCAGGAGATCCTCCCCTCGTTCAGCGGCTGCTGATTCTCACTCACGATGACCTTCCAAGTGAACTCTGTGGATTTCAG GGTGCTGAGGTGCTGTCAGAGAATGATCTGAAAAGAGTGACCACGCCAGAGGAGCTGCAGTGGGAGTTAGGAGGTCACAGGGACCCCTCTCCCAGTCACTGGGTAGAGATACACCAG GAAGTGGTAAGGCTATGCCGCCTGTGCCAAGGTGTGCTGGGCTCGGTACGGCAGGCCATTGAGGAGCTGGAGGGAGCAGCAGAGCCAGAGGAAGAG GAGGCAGTGGGAATGCCCAAGCCCCTGCAGAAGGTGCTGGCAGATCCCCGGCTGACGGCACTGCAGAGGGATGGGGGGGCCATCCTGATGAGGCTGCGCTCCACTCACAGCAGCAA ACTGGAGGGCCAAGGCCCAGCTACACTGTATCAGGAAGTGGACGAGGCCATTCACCAGCTCGTGCGCCTCTCCAACCTGCACGTGCAGCATCAAGAGCAGCGGCAGTGCCTGCGGCGACTCCAGCAG GTGTTGCAGTGGCTCTCGGGCCCAGGGGAGGAGCAGCTGGCAAGCTTTGCTGTGCCCGGGGACACCTTGTCTGCCCTGCAGGAGACAGAGCTGCGATTCCGGGCTTTCAGCGCTGAGGTCCAG GAGCGCCTGGCCCAGGCACGGGAGGCCCTGGCTCTGGAGGAGAATGCCACCTCCCAGAAGGTGCTGGATATCTTTGAACAGCGGCTGGAACAGGTTGAGAGTGGCCTCCATCGGGCCCTGCGGCTACAGCGCTTCTTCCAGCAG GCACATGAATGGGTGGATGAGGGCTTTGCTCGACTGGCAGGAGCTGGGCCGGGTCGGGAGGCTGTGCTGGCTGCACTGGCCCTGCGGCGGGCCCCAGAGCCCAGTGCCGGCACCTTCCAGGAGATGCGGGCCCTGGCCCTGGACCTGGGCAACCCAGCAGCCCTGCGAGAATGGGGCCGCTGCCGGGCCCGCTGCCAAGAGCTGGAGAGGAGGATTCAGCAACACCTGGGAGAGGAGGCGAGCCCACGGGGCTACCGACGACGGCGGGCAGACAGTGCCAGCAGTGGAGGGGCCCAGTGGGGCCCCCACAGCCCCTCACCCAGCCTCAGCTCCTTGCTGCTCCCCAGCAGCCCTGGGCCACGGGCAGCCCCATCCCATTGCTCCTTGGCCCCATGTGGAGAGGACTATGAGGAGGAAGGCCCTGAGCTGGCTCCAGAAGCAGAGGGCAGGCCCCCACGGGCTGTGCTGATTCGAGGCCTGGAGGTCACCAGCACTGAGGTGGTAGACAGGACGTGCTCACCGCGGGAACACGTGCTGCTGGGCCGGGCTGGGGGGCCAGACGGACCCTGGGGAGTAGGCACCCCCCGGATGGAGCGCAAGCGGAGCATCAG TGCCCAGCAGCGTCTGGTGTCTGAGCTGATTGCCTGTGAACAAGATTACGTGGCCACCTTGAGTGAACCAGTGCCACCCCCTGGGCCTGAGCTGACTCCTGAACTTCGGGGCACTTGGGCTGCTGCCCTGAGTGCCCGGGAAAGGCTTCGCAGCTTCCACCGGACACACTTTCTGCGGGAGCTTCAGGGCTGTGCCACCCACCCCCTACGCATTGGGGCCTGCTTCCTTCGCCAT GGGGACCAGTTCAGCCTTTATGCACAGTACGTGAAGCACCGACACAAACTGGAGAATGGTCTGGCTGTGCTCAGTCCCTCAAGCAAG GGCTCCATGGAGGCTGGACCTTACCTGCCCCGAGCCCTGCAACAGCCTCTGGAACAGCTGGCTCGGTATGGGCGGCTCCTGGAGGAGCTCCTGAGGGAAGCTGGGCCTGAGCTGAGTTCTGAGCGCCAGGCCCTTGGGGCTGCTGTACAGCTGCTTCGGGAACAAGAGGCCCGTGGCAGAGACCTGCTGGCTGTGGAGGCGGTGCGTGGCTGTGAG ATAGATCTGAAGGAGCAGGGACAGCTCTTGCATCGAGACCCCTTCACTGTCATCTGTGGCCGAAAGAAGTGCCTTCGCCATGTCTTTCTCTTTGAGCATCTCCTCCTATTCAGCAAGCTCAAGGGCCCTGAAGGAGGGTCAGAGATGTTTGTTTACAAGCAGGCCTTTAAG ACTGCTGACATGGGGCTGACAGAAAACATCGGGGACAGCGGACTCTGCTTCGAGTTGTGGTTTCGGCGGCGGCGTGCACGAGAGGCATATACTCTGCAGGCAACCTCACCAGAGATCAAACTCAAGTGGACAAGTTCTATTGCCCAGCTGCTGTGGAGACAGGCAGCCCACAACAAGG AGCTCCGAGTGCAGCAGATGGTGTCCATGGGCATTGGGAATAAACCCTTCCTGGACATCAAAGCCCTTGGGGAGCGGACGCTGAGTGCCCTGCTCACTGGAAGAG CCGCCCGCACCCGGGCCTCCGTGGCCGTGTCATCCTTTGAGCATGCCGGCCCCTCCCTTCCCGGCCTTTCGCCGGGAGCCTGCTCCCTGCCTGCCCGCGTCGAGGAGGAGGCCTGGGATCTGGACGTCAAGCAAATTTCCCTGG CTTCCCCTTCAGCCCCAGAAACACTTGACTCTTCTGGAGATGTGTCCCCAGGACCAAGAAACAGCCCCAGCCTGCAACCCCCCAACCCTGGGAGCAGCACTCCCACCCTGGCCAGTCGAGGGATCTTAGGGCTATCCCGGCAG AGCCATGCTCGAGCCCTGAGTGACCCCACCACGCCTCTGTGA